From one Amaranthus tricolor cultivar Red isolate AtriRed21 chromosome 17, ASM2621246v1, whole genome shotgun sequence genomic stretch:
- the LOC130804873 gene encoding 14 kDa proline-rich protein DC2.15-like has product MATSKALASTSLLLCLNLVFFTLVSSNYVPCPPPPKTPSGHHGGHHGGHHGGGHHGGHHGGSPSTPTTPVVPPSVGKCPIDALKLGVCANVLDDLIHLVIGTPPKTPCCPLIEGLVDLEAAICLCTAIKANVLGINLNVPLSLTLLLNYCGKGVPSGFQCPY; this is encoded by the coding sequence ATGGCCACTTCAAAGGCATTAGCATCAACTTCCCTCCTCCTATGCCTAAACCTAGTGTTCTTCACTTTAGTAAGCTCCAACTATGTCCCTTGCCCTCCACCACCCAAAACACCATCAGGCCACCATGGCGGACACCATGGCGGCCATCATGGTGGTGGCCATCATGGTGGTCACCATGGTGGAAGCCCGTCGACACCCACAACACCGGTTGTACCACCAAGTGTAGGAAAGTGCCCAATTGATGCCCTAAAGTTGGGAGTGTGTGCTAATGTGTTAGATGACTTAATCCATCTAGTTATAGGTACCCCACCTAAAACTCCATGTTGCCCTCTAATTGAAGGGTTAGTAGACCTAGAGGCTGCTATTTGCCTTTGCACTGCCATTAAGGCTAATGTCTTAGGCATTAATCTTAATGTTCCTCTGTCTTTGACCTTATTACTTAACTACTGTGGCAAAGGGGTGCCCTCTGGCTTCCAGTGTCCTTATTAA
- the LOC130804874 gene encoding 14 kDa proline-rich protein DC2.15-like produces the protein MASQRPFSSMAIFLCLNLLFFTMVSSTYDANCGCSSPPSTPKTPTHHPPKPHKTPKTPKTPVHPPSTKAKCPIDALKLGVCANVLGDLLGAVVGTPPKSPCCPLIQGLADLEAALCLCTAIKANVLGIHLNVPVSLSVLLNFCGKGVPSGFQCP, from the coding sequence ATGGCTTCACAACGACCGTTCTCATCAATGGCCATCTTTTTATGCCTTAACCTTTTATTTTTCACCATGGTGAGTTCCACTTATGATGCCAATTGTGGCTGCTCATCACCACCATCCACCCCAAAGACACCGACCCACCACCCACCAAAGCCGCACAAGACGCCCAAGACACCAAAAACACCGGTACACCCACCATCAACAAAAGCTAAGTGCCCAATTGATGCCCTTAAGTTAGGAGTATGTGCCAATGTGTTAGGTGACTTGCTAGGAGCTGTAGTTGGCACACCCCCAAAATCTCCATGCTGCCCTCTAATTCAAGGGTTGGCTGACCTTGAAGCTGCACTTTGCCTTTGTACTGCCATTAAAGCTAATGTTTTGGGTATTCACCTTAATGTCCCGGTCTCTTTAAGTGTATTACTTAACttttgtggtaaaggagttccaTCTGGCTTCCAATGCCCTTGA